Part of the Syntrophales bacterium genome is shown below.
TAAATTCGGACAATCCATCGGGATTTCATCTTCAGACATTCAACATCAATCAGTTCCATGTCCTCGGATTCGATAACAGGCTCTACCAGTTGTCTGATCTTCTCCCTGTATGCTTGAAAAGTCATAGCTTACAACAAAAAAGTGGGCAAAGAGCCCACTCATCAGTAAAATACGATGATTTAAAGTTAATCTAGCACAGAAAGATTGGTATTGCAAGAAAAAAATCAGGTTTCTTAAGCAGATCGTAAGCGTTCAGTTTTCATTCAAAAGCTGATGGCTGACCGCTGATAGCTAAACGCTTACAGTGGTGGAAGGGATTATTGGAGCGGGCGATGGGAATCGAACCCACGACGTCCAGCTTGGGAAGCTGACATTCTACCGCTGAATTACGCCCGCAAAATCGCTGGATTTACGGCAACAGTCCGGCTAAAAGATAATCAAAATGTATATTTTGTCAAGTTTTCTTTCGTGCCATCCTCATGGTAATGGATCTTCGGTGACCATCAAGACCTTCCAGCTTCGCAAGTCTTGCTGCCTGCTCACCATACCTCTGGAAAGCCCCATCAGAAAAAGACAGTATACTAGTACGCTTCACAAAATCATGAACCCCCAGCAGGGAGGAAAACCTTGCCGTCCCCCCTGTGGGAAGTATGTGGTTGGGACCTGCAATATAATCTCCGATCGCCTCCGGTGTCCAGTATCCAAGAAATACAGCCCCGGCGTTCCTGATCCTGTCCAGTACTTCCCGTGGCTTTTCGACCATCAATTCTAAATGCTCCGGGGCAAACCGGTTGGCAATGGCAATGGCCTCATCAATACTTTCCGTGACAATAATAGCACCGAATTCCTGCAAGGAATTTTCCGCAATGTTTCTTCTCGGCAGGCTATCCAGTTGCATCTTTACCTCTGAGGTCACCTGGTGGGCAAACACTTCATCAGGCGTCAGAAGGACAGCGCTCGCCATTTCATCATGCTCGGCCTGGGCAAGCAGATCGGCGGCCACAAAGGAAGCATCGGCCCTCCCGTCAGCAATGACGAGAATCTCACTGGGACCGGCAATCATGTCAATTGCAACATGACCATAGACCATCTTTTTTGCCGCTGCTACGTAAGCATTCCCTGGTCCCACAATTTTATCTACCCCGGGAATTGACTCGGTGCCATAGGCAAGAGCGGCTATTGCCTGGGCGCCACCTATCCTGAATATTCGCCTCACGCCGCCTATCTTGGCGGCAGCGGCAAGAAGGGGATTTATTCCTCTTCCCCTGGGAGGTGTAACAAGAATGATCTCTTCGACACCGGCAATCCTTGCCGGGATTGCCGCCATAAGCACCGTAGAGGGATAGCAGGCAAGGCCCCCGGGGACATATATACCAATACGTTCCAGGGGCAATATCCGTAATCCAAGTTCGATCCCCTCTTCGTCGGAACAAAAATAGCCTTGGGTGCCCTGTTTCTCGTGGAATCTTTCTATTCTGCCGGCAGCCAGTTTCAACACTTCCAAATCTTCTTTCTCCACTTGCCTGATGGCATCTTCCCTTTCCCCGGAAGATACCATGACAGTACCGGCGTTTATCGTCTGTCTATCAAACTTTTCCGTATATTCGAAGAGGGCCTGATCTCCTCTACGGGCTACATCTTCTACGATTTCTTTGACAATCGTCCAGACATCTTCATCAAAGACCTTGCCCCGATGCCTGAGCCGCCGGAGAGTCTCCTCAAAATTAAAATCACCCGTGTGGATAACTCTCATCCTAAACAACAACCCTTCTTATATTGGCGCCCAGGGTAGAAAGTTTCTTTTCTATTTCCTGGTATCCCCGGTCAATATGATAGACCCGCAAGAGTTCCGTCTTACCTTCCGCCACTAACCCGGCAAGGATCAGAGAAGCGGAGGCCCTAAGATCGGTGGCCATAACCTGTGCACCCTTTAGCTTCGGGACACCCCTTATGAGAGCGGTGTTTCCCTTGATCTGTATATCGGCCCCCATCCGCTTCAGCTCGCTTGCATGCATAAACCTTTTTTCAAAGACCGTTTCTGTAATCACACTGGATCCACTACCCACCGACACAAAGGCCATCATCTGTGCCTGCAGGTCCGTAGGGAATCCTGGATAGGGAAGGGTTTTTATGTCCACGTTTTTAATTTCCTTATTGCCTTTCGCCCCGATACCAACGTCACTTATGGTTATCTCCATACTGGTATCACGCAGTTTATTGATCAGCGCATCAAGGTGAGATGGGTCGCATCCTAAGACCTTGACGTTCCCTCCCGTTATCCCGGCGGCAATCATAAAGGTCCCCGCCTCAATCCGGTCAGGTATCACGGTAGCCTCCACAGGATGCAGGCTATTAACCCCCTCGATAATGATCATATCTGTTCCCGCCCCACTGATCTTTGCCCCCATACCGCTCAATACCTCGGCAAGATTGACGACTTCCGGTTCTTTGGCCGCATTTTTCAGCAGGGTTGTTCCCTTTGCCAGACAGGCGGCCATCATGATATTTTCCGTTCCTGTGACCGTGGGAATGTCGAAATAGATAGATGCTCCCTTCAATCGCGACGCCTTTGCCTTCACATAACCGTCTCTCAGTTCCACCTCCGCCCCCAGTTCCTGAAGGGCCTTGATATGAAGGTTTACCGGCCTGTCACCGATGGCGCATCCTCCGGGAAGAGAAACCCTTGCCCTGCCCATCCTGGCCACAAGAGGACCGAGAACCAGGATCGAAGCCCTCATCGTCCTGACAAGATCGTAAGAGGCCTCACAACTGCCGATCTCACCTGTCCTTATCCTGACAGACGATTCCCCTTCGATTTCCGCTCCCAGACTCCTTAAAAGTTTCTTGATGGTCTTGATGTCCACGAGATCAGGGATGTTGTGAAAGGTATTCCACCCGTCCACCAAGAGCGATGAAACCATGATCGGGAGAGCAGCATTCTTGGCACCGCTGATCTGGACCTCGCCGAGGAGTTTCTCGCCACCGTGGATGACCATCTT
Proteins encoded:
- the hisD gene encoding histidinol dehydrogenase; its protein translation is MRVIHTGDFNFEETLRRLRHRGKVFDEDVWTIVKEIVEDVARRGDQALFEYTEKFDRQTINAGTVMVSSGEREDAIRQVEKEDLEVLKLAAGRIERFHEKQGTQGYFCSDEEGIELGLRILPLERIGIYVPGGLACYPSTVLMAAIPARIAGVEEIILVTPPRGRGINPLLAAAAKIGGVRRIFRIGGAQAIAALAYGTESIPGVDKIVGPGNAYVAAAKKMVYGHVAIDMIAGPSEILVIADGRADASFVAADLLAQAEHDEMASAVLLTPDEVFAHQVTSEVKMQLDSLPRRNIAENSLQEFGAIIVTESIDEAIAIANRFAPEHLELMVEKPREVLDRIRNAGAVFLGYWTPEAIGDYIAGPNHILPTGGTARFSSLLGVHDFVKRTSILSFSDGAFQRYGEQAARLAKLEGLDGHRRSITMRMARKKT
- the murA gene encoding UDP-N-acetylglucosamine 1-carboxyvinyltransferase, producing the protein MDKMVIHGGEKLLGEVQISGAKNAALPIMVSSLLVDGWNTFHNIPDLVDIKTIKKLLRSLGAEIEGESSVRIRTGEIGSCEASYDLVRTMRASILVLGPLVARMGRARVSLPGGCAIGDRPVNLHIKALQELGAEVELRDGYVKAKASRLKGASIYFDIPTVTGTENIMMAACLAKGTTLLKNAAKEPEVVNLAEVLSGMGAKISGAGTDMIIIEGVNSLHPVEATVIPDRIEAGTFMIAAGITGGNVKVLGCDPSHLDALINKLRDTSMEITISDVGIGAKGNKEIKNVDIKTLPYPGFPTDLQAQMMAFVSVGSGSSVITETVFEKRFMHASELKRMGADIQIKGNTALIRGVPKLKGAQVMATDLRASASLILAGLVAEGKTELLRVYHIDRGYQEIEKKLSTLGANIRRVVV